A DNA window from Candidatus Thermoplasmatota archaeon contains the following coding sequences:
- a CDS encoding 3-methyl-2-oxobutanoate dehydrogenase subunit beta, whose product MTKTTIPVEEFAYPGSTGCPGCGANLVMRYMLKALGERTIVTIPACCWAVMPGYWPSNCLKVPLLYCAFEATGAAISGLRAALDVKGVEDVTVVGFAGDGGTVDIGLQALSGAAERRTDAIYVMYDNEAYMNTGIQRSGSTPWGAWTTTTPVGTSHGFKHESKKDIMAIMQAHKIPYAATVSPAFPEDFVKKIEKAKRTKGFKFIHALSPCPPGWKTNPSLSVEIARLAVDARVFPLYEIDEGKVHITRKGKGLPIVDYLKVQGRFQHLTEPEISSMQKIVDDNWIMLLLKESSGT is encoded by the coding sequence ATGACCAAGACCACCATTCCAGTCGAGGAGTTCGCCTATCCCGGGAGCACTGGCTGCCCCGGATGCGGAGCCAATCTCGTGATGAGATACATGCTCAAGGCTTTGGGCGAGCGAACGATAGTGACAATCCCCGCTTGCTGTTGGGCTGTCATGCCGGGATACTGGCCCAGCAACTGCCTCAAGGTGCCATTGCTCTACTGTGCGTTCGAAGCCACGGGCGCAGCCATCTCTGGGCTGAGGGCAGCTCTGGATGTGAAAGGCGTCGAGGATGTCACCGTCGTCGGATTCGCTGGGGACGGTGGGACTGTCGACATTGGCCTCCAGGCGTTGTCGGGTGCAGCCGAGAGGCGCACGGACGCGATTTACGTCATGTACGACAACGAGGCCTACATGAACACCGGCATACAGAGGAGCGGCTCCACCCCCTGGGGCGCGTGGACCACAACCACGCCCGTGGGGACGAGCCACGGGTTCAAGCACGAATCCAAGAAGGACATCATGGCGATCATGCAGGCACACAAGATACCGTATGCTGCAACCGTGTCACCGGCTTTCCCAGAGGACTTCGTCAAGAAGATCGAGAAGGCGAAGAGGACCAAGGGCTTCAAGTTCATTCACGCTCTGTCTCCCTGTCCGCCTGGCTGGAAGACGAACCCGTCCCTGAGCGTCGAGATTGCCAGGCTAGCCGTGGACGCCAGAGTGTTTCCTCTCTACGAGATAGACGAGGGAAAGGTGCACATCACGAGGAAGGGCAAGGGACTGCCTATCGTGGACTACCTGAAGGTCCAGGGGAGGTTCCAGCATTTGACGGAGCCGGAGATCTCCTCTATGCAGAAGATAGTGGACGACAACTGGATCATGCTGCTTCTCAAGGAATCGTCAGGGACCTGA
- the porA gene encoding pyruvate ferredoxin oxidoreductase, with protein MRMVMTGNYASAYGAKLARAEVIAAYPITPQTSIVEKLAEFVSSGELKAKFIPVESEHSAMAACIAAQTAGARTYTATSSQGLTLMHEVLMWASGARLPIVMTNVSRAMAPPWNVWADHMDTVAQRDTGWLQFFCRSNQEVLDTIIMAYKICETSGVMLPAMIVEDAFILSHTSEPVDVPEQALVDSFLPAYSPELKIEVGKPMGFGSLVKPDQYMEFRYKAMLGMKEARERILRVEQEFKHIFGREHGGLLDLYKCADADVIMAAAGSVAATAMDVVDAMRAKGMRVGLARIRAFRPFPHEEFRSLAGKTEGIAVLDRSFTFGAAGAMFTEVKSSIYSCQKRPVVKNYIAGLGGRDITPKILEKIFEDMLVVSKRGAEDEVEWVDVAGLPRRWR; from the coding sequence ATGAGGATGGTCATGACCGGCAACTACGCGTCCGCGTACGGCGCGAAGCTGGCAAGGGCCGAGGTCATTGCGGCATACCCAATAACGCCCCAGACCTCGATCGTGGAGAAGCTGGCGGAATTCGTGTCCAGCGGGGAACTGAAGGCGAAGTTCATCCCGGTCGAGAGTGAGCACAGCGCGATGGCCGCATGCATCGCTGCCCAGACAGCGGGAGCCAGGACGTACACTGCGACAAGCTCGCAAGGGCTCACGCTCATGCACGAGGTCCTGATGTGGGCATCCGGGGCGCGGCTCCCTATAGTCATGACCAACGTCAGCCGGGCTATGGCCCCTCCGTGGAACGTCTGGGCGGATCACATGGACACGGTCGCCCAGAGGGACACTGGTTGGCTCCAGTTCTTCTGCAGAAGCAACCAGGAGGTGCTCGACACAATCATCATGGCCTACAAGATATGCGAGACCAGCGGCGTGATGCTCCCGGCGATGATAGTGGAGGACGCGTTCATACTCTCGCACACATCCGAACCCGTCGATGTGCCTGAACAGGCCCTGGTCGACTCCTTTTTGCCAGCCTATTCACCCGAGCTCAAGATAGAGGTGGGAAAACCAATGGGTTTCGGCTCCCTTGTCAAACCCGACCAGTACATGGAGTTCAGGTACAAGGCCATGCTGGGAATGAAGGAGGCCCGCGAGAGAATCCTAAGGGTCGAGCAGGAGTTCAAGCACATCTTCGGTAGAGAGCACGGGGGTCTGCTCGATCTGTACAAGTGCGCCGATGCAGATGTGATCATGGCGGCAGCTGGCTCGGTCGCAGCAACCGCGATGGATGTCGTCGACGCAATGCGTGCGAAAGGCATGCGCGTCGGGCTTGCGAGGATCCGGGCATTCAGACCGTTCCCGCACGAGGAGTTCCGTTCACTGGCTGGAAAGACCGAGGGGATCGCGGTCCTCGACAGGAGCTTCACATTTGGGGCGGCGGGAGCGATGTTCACCGAGGTCAAGTCGTCCATCTACTCGTGCCAGAAACGCCCGGTCGTCAAGAACTACATCGCAGGGTTGGGAGGAAGGGACATAACTCCGAAGATACTGGAGAAGATCTTCGAGGACATGCTGGTCGTATCAAAGCGCGGCGCGGAGGACGAGGTCGAATGGGTCGATGTAGCGGGGTTGCCGAGGAGGTGGCGATGA
- a CDS encoding 4Fe-4S binding protein: MTKSHEEITLTPISDTPSTMNITGLWRVVKPVVDKEKCKKCTICWKFCPDAAITLVDGEPIVDLRYCKGCGICAFECPSKCIIMVKEGEQ; the protein is encoded by the coding sequence ATGACCAAGAGTCATGAAGAGATCACCCTGACGCCGATTTCGGACACTCCGAGTACAATGAACATCACTGGCCTCTGGAGGGTGGTCAAGCCGGTCGTGGACAAGGAGAAGTGCAAGAAGTGCACGATCTGCTGGAAGTTCTGCCCAGATGCAGCCATAACTCTCGTGGACGGCGAGCCGATCGTCGATCTCAGGTACTGCAAGGGCTGCGGGATATGCGCCTTCGAGTGCCCGTCCAAGTGCATCATCATGGTCAAGGAGGGTGAACAATGA
- a CDS encoding 2-oxoacid:acceptor oxidoreductase family protein — translation MMEVRFHGRGGQGVVIASEVLAKAAFKMGFEVSAFPFFGVERRGAPVTAYARIDDKPIRIKSSIYEPDYVVVLDNSLLRGVDILEGLKPEGRVLINYPEGKKLENLPPRFKYFVIDATSVAASHGIGSQTAPIVNTAIMGGFARMCDTVSLEAILDSIREEAPVKEEENVAAAKEAYQRTVEATI, via the coding sequence TTGATGGAAGTCAGGTTCCATGGGAGAGGTGGCCAAGGGGTGGTCATCGCCTCTGAGGTCCTGGCGAAGGCAGCGTTCAAGATGGGGTTCGAGGTTTCCGCATTCCCATTCTTCGGCGTCGAGCGCCGGGGCGCCCCGGTGACCGCATACGCGCGCATAGATGACAAGCCGATACGAATCAAGTCCAGCATCTACGAACCTGACTACGTGGTCGTGCTCGACAATTCTCTGTTGAGAGGTGTGGACATTCTCGAAGGACTGAAACCGGAGGGCCGCGTACTTATCAACTATCCGGAGGGGAAGAAGCTGGAGAACCTTCCGCCCAGGTTCAAGTATTTCGTCATCGACGCAACGTCGGTCGCTGCGTCCCACGGGATTGGCTCTCAGACGGCACCGATCGTAAACACGGCCATCATGGGAGGGTTCGCTAGAATGTGCGATACAGTCAGCCTGGAGGCGATCCTCGACAGCATCCGAGAGGAGGCCCCAGTCAAGGAAGAGGAGAACGTGGCCGCTGCGAAGGAAGCGTACCAGCGAACGGTCGAGGCAACAATATGA
- a CDS encoding type II/IV secretion system ATPase subunit: protein MSRPPPPKIVHGGRPPIQGTQTPVLVLKPTPKPSLSVAQFETRPCFASSWVESKAAIESEVVARYEISGVGVTISSPESSSCGLYTIDPPEYKLNPLQLQALAGAISEVTRAAPADLEVSSLGTVRPYIKARAKDFIFSQLARRSREETVGMVLDREADHLSELLCKYTAGYGVLETLLEDRLIQDIYVDAPSSQTPVQVVLRSDAGPRVRQKCRTNILVGRKDIQGFVSRIKLETGLPFSEAHPVLEADIKRLGARVTLVGPPLSEKGVSVAIRKHSTNLWTIPRLIANGSLSPLLASFLWACVIGRRTVLVAGSRGAGKTTLLGAIMLEFPLSQRIILIEDTPELSVPRMQELGYDVQTLRFSGASEEGVASAQEALRVSLRMGESAIVIGEVRGAEAKVLYESMRAGSAGSSVLGTIHGNSAKGVLDRAVEDLGVSERAFSSTDIVVVIGLVRSPDGSRFNRRVVEVAEVRERGQSVELVSLFTTEAGCTCAKPTSDFSPDCKTIKGIAYALDISPVTIMDIIRARAHADQLVSEADGVWGEDEARVRSNEVLTRCLFGNDGPETGLREWRSWLDARMSR from the coding sequence TTGTCGAGGCCTCCTCCTCCGAAGATCGTGCATGGCGGACGGCCACCCATCCAAGGGACGCAGACGCCGGTCCTGGTGCTAAAGCCCACTCCCAAACCCTCCCTGTCGGTAGCGCAGTTCGAGACACGACCGTGCTTCGCATCATCCTGGGTAGAGTCCAAGGCCGCAATTGAGAGCGAAGTCGTAGCGCGATACGAGATATCGGGAGTCGGCGTGACCATATCGTCCCCTGAGAGTTCCAGCTGCGGACTCTACACAATCGATCCTCCTGAGTACAAGCTCAATCCATTACAGCTGCAGGCCCTAGCAGGCGCGATATCCGAGGTCACGCGGGCAGCTCCAGCCGACCTGGAGGTGAGCTCCTTGGGGACCGTCAGACCGTACATCAAGGCTAGGGCGAAGGACTTCATATTCTCACAACTCGCCAGGAGATCCAGAGAAGAGACTGTTGGAATGGTCCTCGACAGAGAGGCAGACCATCTGTCAGAGCTTCTATGCAAGTACACCGCAGGCTACGGAGTCCTGGAGACGCTGTTGGAGGACCGACTCATACAGGATATCTACGTCGACGCGCCCTCGAGCCAGACGCCGGTACAGGTGGTCCTTCGGTCGGATGCGGGGCCGCGCGTCAGACAGAAGTGTCGGACGAACATATTGGTGGGCAGGAAAGACATCCAGGGTTTCGTCTCCCGCATCAAGCTTGAGACCGGGCTGCCGTTCTCAGAGGCACATCCTGTCCTCGAGGCAGACATAAAACGCTTGGGGGCACGGGTCACCCTCGTCGGGCCTCCCTTGAGTGAGAAAGGGGTTTCCGTTGCGATCAGGAAGCATTCTACCAACCTGTGGACAATTCCAAGGTTGATCGCCAACGGCTCGCTCTCTCCCCTGCTTGCGAGCTTCCTGTGGGCATGCGTGATCGGCCGAAGGACTGTCCTCGTAGCTGGCAGCAGAGGGGCTGGCAAGACCACCCTACTTGGAGCGATAATGCTCGAGTTCCCCCTGTCCCAGAGGATAATCCTGATAGAAGACACACCTGAGCTCTCGGTCCCGCGCATGCAAGAGCTGGGGTACGATGTGCAGACGCTGAGGTTTTCCGGAGCCAGTGAGGAGGGTGTCGCGTCGGCACAGGAGGCACTCAGAGTCAGCCTCAGGATGGGAGAGAGCGCGATCGTGATTGGGGAGGTCAGGGGCGCAGAGGCCAAAGTGCTCTACGAGAGCATGCGCGCGGGGAGTGCGGGGTCGTCGGTCCTCGGGACCATCCATGGCAACTCCGCCAAGGGCGTTCTGGACCGAGCGGTCGAGGACCTGGGGGTCTCGGAGAGGGCCTTCTCGTCAACCGACATAGTCGTCGTGATAGGCCTCGTGCGGTCTCCTGACGGTTCGAGGTTCAACAGGCGGGTCGTAGAGGTCGCCGAGGTGAGGGAGAGAGGCCAGAGCGTAGAGCTTGTCAGTCTTTTCACGACGGAGGCGGGCTGCACATGCGCAAAGCCGACTTCGGACTTCTCGCCTGACTGCAAGACCATCAAAGGCATCGCGTATGCGTTGGACATCAGTCCAGTGACGATCATGGACATCATCAGGGCGAGGGCACATGCTGACCAGCTCGTGTCAGAGGCCGATGGTGTCTGGGGAGAGGACGAGGCCAGAGTCCGGTCGAACGAGGTGCTCACGAGGTGCCTGTTCGGGAATGACGGCCCGGAGACGGGCCTCAGAGAATGGAGGAGTTGGCTCGATGCAAGGATGTCGAGATGA
- a CDS encoding DUF835 domain-containing protein has translation MGLFSKRPRFDKASEDKGLGITRKYNLAGGKSYVVEESPPDISFDAFVNIISTSSGDHSVKAVGLAISRQHPDMIKQKYGLEQTPLYWLATRTGQDVISPTNLGILTHTLIQFIEQNPCGVILLDGLEYLVSNNDFNKVLRVIDQVNDHISQSTAIMIIPVDPRAFDTKELALLERNLEKLSSKVKPAK, from the coding sequence ATGGGCCTCTTTTCAAAGAGGCCCAGGTTCGACAAGGCGAGTGAGGATAAAGGCCTCGGAATAACCAGGAAGTACAACCTGGCCGGTGGCAAATCCTATGTCGTCGAGGAGTCTCCGCCAGATATCAGCTTCGACGCGTTCGTGAACATAATATCAACGAGCTCCGGAGACCACTCCGTAAAGGCCGTCGGTCTGGCAATTAGCCGGCAGCACCCGGACATGATCAAGCAGAAGTACGGTCTGGAGCAGACTCCTTTGTACTGGCTGGCGACGCGGACGGGACAGGATGTCATTTCCCCGACCAACCTCGGCATCTTGACCCATACCCTCATACAGTTCATTGAGCAGAACCCTTGCGGCGTGATACTGTTGGACGGCCTGGAGTATCTGGTCTCCAACAACGATTTCAACAAGGTCCTCAGAGTCATAGACCAGGTGAACGACCACATATCCCAGAGCACGGCTATTATGATCATACCAGTCGACCCGAGAGCCTTTGACACGAAGGAGCTGGCCCTCCTGGAGAGGAACTTGGAGAAGCTCTCGAGCAAGGTCAAGCCCGCGAAGTAG
- a CDS encoding response regulator, translating to MIDMRILVVDDSEAFRKVMIELLVRVGFHDVVEAKDFDEGIEVFKREKPNISFIDMILPGKSGVELTKAMFEIDPTATIVAMSSIINKKMIRESMDAGAKDFLLKPTNEIALSSTLAMWSD from the coding sequence GTGATTGACATGAGGATACTTGTTGTCGACGATTCTGAGGCCTTCAGGAAGGTAATGATCGAACTCCTGGTCAGGGTGGGATTCCATGATGTCGTCGAGGCGAAGGACTTCGACGAAGGAATCGAGGTCTTCAAGCGGGAGAAGCCCAATATATCTTTCATCGACATGATCCTGCCAGGTAAGTCAGGAGTTGAGCTCACGAAAGCGATGTTTGAGATCGACCCTACGGCAACGATTGTGGCAATGAGCTCCATAATCAACAAGAAGATGATACGCGAGAGCATGGACGCGGGAGCAAAGGATTTTCTCCTTAAACCGACAAATGAGATCGCGCTAAGCTCCACGCTGGCCATGTGGAGTGATTAG
- the psmB gene encoding archaeal proteasome endopeptidase complex subunit beta has product MEEVKTGTTTIGVVCKDGVVMATEMRATMGTLIAHKTTQKLFKIDDNIGLTVAGVVGDAQTLARYIGAEVELYKLKRGQPMTVRSAATLTSNILAGSRFYPYYVGLILGGIDRDGGHVYALDMVGGAIPDDYVTTGSGSPFVYGVLEDHYEKGMSVSDGMDLAIRALHAAMRRDSASGDGYAVASITNEGFVILDEKDVQKRLAKMKLT; this is encoded by the coding sequence ATTGAGGAAGTCAAGACCGGGACTACGACCATAGGTGTAGTGTGCAAAGACGGCGTCGTCATGGCGACGGAGATGCGGGCAACGATGGGCACTCTCATCGCCCATAAGACGACCCAGAAACTGTTCAAGATCGATGACAACATAGGGCTCACAGTGGCCGGTGTTGTCGGGGATGCACAGACCCTTGCGAGATACATCGGCGCAGAGGTGGAGCTGTACAAGCTGAAGAGAGGTCAGCCCATGACGGTCAGATCAGCCGCCACTCTGACATCGAACATCCTGGCTGGTAGCAGGTTCTACCCGTACTACGTGGGCCTTATCCTTGGAGGTATCGATAGGGATGGCGGGCATGTCTATGCCCTAGACATGGTAGGTGGCGCAATCCCGGATGATTACGTGACCACGGGCTCCGGATCTCCGTTCGTCTATGGTGTTCTCGAAGATCACTACGAGAAGGGCATGTCCGTAAGTGACGGCATGGACCTGGCCATACGGGCCCTTCACGCAGCCATGAGAAGGGATTCCGCTTCCGGCGACGGCTACGCTGTCGCTTCCATCACGAACGAGGGCTTCGTGATATTGGACGAGAAGGATGTCCAGAAGCGACTCGCGAAGATGAAGCTGACCTGA